A portion of the uncultured Draconibacterium sp. genome contains these proteins:
- the lepB gene encoding signal peptidase I, whose product MKHRKVKIVVILIILVALFTRLLWLVAGISVISIVYLVVSSDKLSRKLNKRYRWLVSGFAFVIIFAVAISVRVFFVEVFAIPSGSMENTLMPGDKVLINKLSYGPRMPYSPYEIPWVNLYWFLKANASTNTDTAFWDYSRLDGYSKINNGDVLVFGHPIWGNRNNFFIKRCMGVAGDTLKIEEGVVSINGQLFDEPEFVKKDFTVWYNNRKQLIQVLDSLQINSYGMVNNHDDKGRLETSLFIGQRDKIFSKGCIDSIKVQKIPKAPGHWARPEKSNFNWTINDYGPIIVPYKGMRIELNRTNFMKYWQTIERLEKVKLEERDGRYFLDNQEATDYTFKQNYYFMMGDNRNNSNDSRYWGFVPEENVVGKSVLILFSNNNSRFNWKRLFKVIH is encoded by the coding sequence ATGAAACACAGAAAAGTCAAGATTGTAGTAATTCTTATCATTTTGGTTGCATTATTTACAAGGCTTCTATGGTTAGTCGCCGGGATCTCGGTAATCAGCATTGTTTACCTGGTGGTTTCGTCGGATAAGTTGAGCAGAAAGCTAAACAAAAGGTACAGATGGCTGGTGTCGGGCTTTGCTTTTGTAATCATATTCGCTGTAGCTATTTCTGTACGGGTATTTTTTGTCGAGGTCTTTGCTATTCCAAGTGGCTCGATGGAAAATACGCTTATGCCCGGCGACAAAGTATTGATTAATAAACTAAGCTATGGTCCGCGCATGCCCTATTCGCCTTACGAAATTCCCTGGGTAAATTTATATTGGTTTTTGAAGGCCAACGCTTCCACCAATACCGATACAGCTTTTTGGGACTACTCTCGTCTTGATGGGTATTCAAAAATCAATAATGGAGATGTACTGGTATTTGGTCATCCAATATGGGGAAACCGCAATAACTTTTTTATAAAACGTTGCATGGGCGTTGCCGGGGATACCTTAAAGATAGAAGAGGGAGTTGTTAGTATAAACGGACAGTTATTTGATGAACCTGAATTTGTAAAAAAGGATTTTACCGTTTGGTACAACAATAGAAAACAACTGATTCAAGTTCTGGATAGTTTGCAAATTAACAGCTATGGAATGGTCAACAACCACGATGATAAAGGAAGGTTGGAAACTTCACTCTTTATAGGTCAGCGAGATAAGATATTCTCTAAGGGATGCATCGACTCGATCAAAGTACAGAAAATTCCCAAAGCCCCTGGACATTGGGCACGGCCAGAGAAAAGCAACTTTAATTGGACGATAAATGATTACGGGCCAATAATTGTCCCATACAAAGGCATGAGGATCGAGTTAAACAGAACAAATTTCATGAAGTACTGGCAGACAATTGAGAGATTGGAGAAAGTAAAACTTGAAGAACGAGACGGCCGGTATTTCCTGGATAATCAGGAAGCCACTGATTATACTTTTAAGCAGAACTATTACTTTATGATGGGCGATAACCGCAACAATTCAAACGATTCGCGCTATTGGGGTTTTGTACCCGAAGAGAATGTTGTTGGCAAATCTGTTCTGATACTCTTTTCGAACAACAATAGTCGCTTTAACTGGAAACGCCTATTCAAAGTAATACATTGA
- a CDS encoding DUF1573 domain-containing protein produces the protein MNILRLFLIPMLVLAIGSCSTRNTKNDSCIHFENTKYNFNELPYKREAVYSFKFTNPGKSPLVIFDVKTSCGCTVPEWTKKPVKPNDSGEIKIKYEADFPGMFHKEISVYFNGKDSPAKLTIKGQVEYPADLEEEIK, from the coding sequence ATGAATATTCTAAGACTATTTTTGATACCAATGCTGGTATTAGCAATCGGTTCATGTAGTACACGAAATACAAAGAATGATTCATGTATTCATTTTGAAAACACGAAATACAACTTTAACGAATTACCATACAAAAGAGAGGCTGTATATAGTTTCAAATTCACGAATCCGGGCAAAAGCCCCTTAGTTATTTTTGATGTTAAAACATCGTGTGGTTGTACGGTACCGGAGTGGACAAAAAAGCCGGTAAAACCAAATGATAGTGGGGAAATTAAGATTAAATACGAGGCTGATTTTCCAGGTATGTTTCATAAAGAGATTTCTGTTTATTTTAACGGAAAAGATTCCCCGGCCAAACTAACGATTAAAGGGCAAGTTGAATATCCTGCTGATTTGGAGGAAGAAATAAAATGA
- a CDS encoding 6-bladed beta-propeller → MLKNICLLIISILFIECSEHSINNTDTKSIKVFDNTIDQITTNDLITNVQYIPLETNSSCLIGRIDKMLISNDKLYILDKSSSKKLFVFELTGKFIQTIGEQGKGPQEYIQITDFSIDEAKDEIVLLDNNRNLLIYNLNGEFIKSKKLSKKNFFQNLCIYKHSYYLYTNNLKGNSDKYSIFTYDNNFDEKKLFYYSDHCDFLHPVDNPILHNKKGLYYLDIFNKVIYEKIKNEFEKKYLFDFDGNYTPLDIANSSELFFQNYSEHCLLQRYVVGDRYIYIQILNKAKYNVGIIDMDKDSFILYKKISSEKIAFRPPHCYYNSKFYSTIEPGIVLDNPNSFKHLIDKQLINANSNPIIFNYKFRSDD, encoded by the coding sequence ATGCTAAAAAACATATGCTTACTTATTATATCAATCCTATTTATTGAATGTTCTGAACATTCAATAAATAATACTGATACAAAATCAATAAAGGTATTTGATAATACTATTGATCAAATAACTACTAATGATTTGATTACAAATGTTCAATATATCCCATTAGAAACGAACTCAAGTTGTTTAATTGGTCGCATTGATAAAATGCTCATAAGTAACGATAAATTATATATCCTGGATAAGAGTAGCTCAAAAAAACTTTTTGTTTTTGAGCTAACTGGTAAGTTTATTCAAACAATTGGAGAACAAGGGAAGGGACCACAGGAATATATTCAAATCACTGATTTTTCAATTGACGAGGCAAAAGATGAGATTGTTTTATTAGATAATAATAGAAATTTATTGATATACAATTTAAACGGTGAGTTTATAAAAAGTAAAAAACTTTCAAAAAAGAATTTCTTCCAAAACTTATGTATCTATAAGCATAGTTATTATTTATACACTAATAACCTTAAGGGAAATTCTGATAAATATTCTATATTTACTTATGATAATAATTTTGACGAAAAGAAATTATTTTATTATTCAGATCATTGCGACTTTCTACATCCTGTTGATAACCCAATATTGCACAACAAGAAGGGGCTATATTACTTAGATATTTTTAACAAAGTCATTTATGAAAAGATAAAAAATGAATTTGAGAAGAAGTATTTATTTGATTTTGACGGGAATTATACACCATTAGACATTGCAAATAGTAGTGAATTATTTTTTCAGAACTATTCAGAACATTGCCTTTTGCAAAGATATGTTGTTGGAGATAGATATATATATATTCAAATACTCAATAAAGCTAAATACAATGTCGGTATTATTGACATGGATAAAGATAGTTTTATTTTGTATAAAAAAATTTCGTCTGAGAAAATTGCATTTCGACCTCCACATTGTTACTACAATTCGAAATTCTATTCAACAATTGAGCCAGGCATTGTTTTAGATAATCCCAACTCCTTTAAGCATCTTATAGATAAACAATTGATCAATGCCAATAGTAACCCTATAATATTCAATTATAAATTCAGATCAGATGATTAA